The DNA region aaaagaaatgaGGGAAAAACAGAAAgagatgaaggaaaagaaatgaGAGACAAGAAACGAATTTGAAGAAAAAGAAATGAGAGACAAGAAACGAATTTGAAGCTCGAAGGAGGAAAATATGAAGAAAGAAGAACTGTAGGAGGAAAATATGAAGAAGAACTGTAGCAGGAAGATTATGAAGTTTGACCAAGAGAGCTTGTGTTTTGATGAAGAACTGCAAATTGGCACACACAGAAGAGAGAAGATGAAAAACTGCTAGGTTAAACCGTTTGGAGACAATAACACTCAATTAAAAGAAAAACCCCAAATTACCCTTAACATCTTTTAATTTTAAGGGGTAATTTCGGTTTTCATGAGCAAAAAGAGAAAGTGGTCCAAAAGAAACCGCTCCAAACCGCGGTCCGTGAAACCCCCTTGGAGCGCCCAAACATGTTTCGCCTCTCCGTCGCAGACAGGCTTTGCACCACTGTGATAGCGCGGCTCCATACCGCTATTGACTACCTAGATTACTAAATCTCCATTTGCAACTGAAAGCAAAAAATATAGGAAGTACAAAACAAAGTACAGCTTTAAAGTGAAGCAGCTCAAGAGGTACCATTAAGACAAAAGAAAATTTTGGCTAAAGGAGGCTATTTCTAGATGAATCATGAAAATACCTATCAAGTTTAATAGAAAAAATGTTTAATACATCAAATTTCTCCAATCATTCTGAATACCCTATGCTAGTTTATCAAATTGGCTGAGAAAATATAGTTTTATAAATATTGAGAAGATTTCTATGTAGAATAAATAGACCAGCAGCAGGATATTGGGTTGGGAGAGACAGGAAAAAGTAAAAAGTGTTTAAGTTTTAGTTATTGATACCTACATTCTAAACAAAACTGGAAGGATACTTTGAAAGCACACAATATAAAACAAAATAATATGGACAGCAAGCATACCCCAGTAAACCTCTGCCTGGCCAAGTTCTAGGTGTGATAGTTAAGTTGATCACTGTGCCTTGCCTCATGATGATAACAGGTACTGCTTGACCCATGTTTGACTGGGACTCAGAAGCCAACCTCGGGAGCAAATTTTCACCCACTTCAACATTGCcaaatttcaaaatttgatcTCCAAGTTGTAAACCATCCTCTACTGCTGGTGATGCATCTGATATCTCGTCAACCACTGCAAAGGGTCGACTAACCAAGACATCCACAGCCATTGAGTTGGAGGAAGGACTCAAAGGGACATTCTGTGATGGTGTTGATGCAACAGCTTCTACAGTTGATGAGGTATGTATGCCTGAGTCATCATCATTGTGTTAGCAGAAAGGCAAACATTCAACACGAAGTTGCAAATATTATAGTACTATTAAAAATTAAGAAATGTTAAAACAGAAGTTTACATTTAAAAACAAAATCTTAGCAAAAACTAAAGTTTGGTTACTCTAGCTATAAAATGCAAGGTTATCAATAAGATCGTGCGATCTCGTGATCTCAAGTGGGATTGTGTCAAGTCGCATTTCAGATCGTAAAATCTCACGATTTTGGCGATCTTGGCCATTTCTGGCTCAAAATTCCAGGTCAGGGTTTGCACGACCCGGGAGGGTAAAAAACACAACCCTGAGTTTTTTAGTGCAGTCAGAACCATTTTCCTCCTTCAACAGCAACGCACCTACGACCTTCACCCACTCTTGAGTCTCACCTCTGTgtctcactctctctctctctctcacagATCATCAACCACAACCACCATATCGGCCGCACGCAGACTCTCACTCTTTCTCTCTCAAACACGCTGAACTTGGTTATTTCAGCATTCTCTGTTTCTCGCGCACATCCTTCATTTTGTCTGTTCTTTTGCAAATAATGGCTGCTATATTTTTAAACTTGTGAAAGTGTTACGCTTTGTATGTGCTTTATGATTAACTATGACATGTGAACTTATGCAATATATGTATATATACACTAGTTTTTATAGGATGTTCCGATTTTAAATTTTCCAATCTTGATTCTTCCCTCTCGGTCCTAGTAGGATCTTATGATCTTAGCTTCAATCTTACGTGTACGATCCTTCCTACCCCCACCCAATCTTAGTCAAGATCTCAATCTTGACAGCTTTGATAAAACGCAACAACAAACAATCAACTTTTGTTCTATTGTATTTGTACTATCAAAAGACACGAGGAATCTGTATAATAAGATTTTGGCATCTTTGAAGAGCAGTAGATTTGTCTAACCAAATCCTCTAAAAAGATCGGTTAAAAATTTTCCAAAAAGGATGGATGCCACATCTTAAAATTGTACAAAATATAATGTTTTTTTAAAGTGAGAAGTAGTACACAGAAGGGTGATGATAAATcttatttaaaataaataaaaaatccTTTTGTCTTCGGATGTCAGCTGAGTTCATGGTCATTGTGCTGTAGGTGAAGGTGGCGGAGGGGGTGAGGGTGCTATTATGGAATTGCAAAGGAATTGGTGAACTTTACCTTTATGGAATCCCGTGTGTTTGTCAGTTTATTTGTTTTAGTAGGTTTTATCATCAACCTTCTATGTGCTTCACTTCTTTTTAAAATACATTATTTACCCCAGAAGGAAAAACAACAAACTATATCACCAAGACTTCTTTCGTAAAAGACAAAACAACTAGCAGATCACAAATGGGGGGAAATTGTCATGTTGATAAGATTCAACAACAAAAATCAGCATGTTTAGATTACGATTTTAATAATGTTTTGTGCAGAGAATATAAAAGTGTCATAACTATGAACAGAAGAATAGTTAGCACAGCTACTTTGACCATGTACCATAAGCCAATGATAAAGAAATAATGTAAAATCAAGTGCCACAACTTGTTACAAAACAAGCTATGTAATAGGAAACCGGTATCTATTAGAAAATTTTGGGACCAAGTCCCTTATTATAGTAAAGTTGCAGACAAAGTTATCAATAGAGATTTATTTCATCACATACCACCAATCCAAACATAACTTTCTTTACCAACCTGATATATTCTTTCCTAGTCTTGGTGAAAGCAAAATTTGTACATTTTGATCAATCTTTTTTGTTATCTCCGTGTAATCATTACGCAGCTCTGCAAAATGCAAACATGTTTACTGTTTTTTATTAATTCACATACACATACATAATTCAACTTAACCCTCACTCATCTATCTTAGTTAGAGATAGTTAGATACCTGCAAGGCGACGTCGTTCTGCTCTAACAACTGGAACATCGATATCAGAACGAGgaaaaccctaaaaaaaacaaGCAAACATCGAGTTGAATTTAAGACTtattgatatttgaaatgtgtATTGCGGTGAGAAAGAGGAGAAAACGGAAAAACCTCAGAATCAAGGAGGTTGCCGGAGAGACCGGGGGCGCCGGGTTGAGAAAGACGGGCGATGATGGAGTTCATTTCAGACTCTAACAAACTCCGTTTGTCCATTAAAGACGAAGTTTCTGCCTTCAAGTTTGTTCCCACCATTTTCGAATTCACTCAATTCTCTTCTTTCTTCTACTGTGTAGATCGCTCAAACCCTTTTGCTGTTTGCCCTTTGTTCAACTGCGAGAGAACTAGAGTTGTTTATTAAGATTGGGATTTAAAAAATAACTAGTTGGCTAAAAAAGATATtaaagattttaaaaaaatatactgTAGATTTATATTGATTTCAAAAAATTGTTGGCTAttaataaacataaaaaataaaaaaaagtattCATGATAAatattttttagttttttatttttgataaaaatatctgaatttttttaaaaataatcaataattttaaattaaatttttaaataataattttttaataaaatattaaaataatcaTCTTTCTTAACTGATGTGTCAGTTAAACTGGTGCATCCAATTAAGATAGAGAGGAGGTGTCATTGAAGCTGATGCATGCTCTCAATGGTATAGCACTTAGGCTTCATTGCCTCTTTGCGCATCCGTACCTACATGCATACAATACAtagtgtatgcgccaattcatgTGGCGCATGCAcctttaattttttattttttttaatttacaaataaatataaaaaaatacTGAAATGAAAATTATATTTGTGTTATAATGAAAAATTATATGGAATTGACAAGAAATTCAATGACTCGCCCGATTGAAACGTCCATTGTTCCACATTCAGGTGCGTTAgtctgtcttcgaggtctcccacaattttcctgaggtgtttggggtctttgagtgctgacataATCCAATAGTGGCTGGTGTGAAAGTCTGGTGGAAGGTGTAGTGGTATTTAATAGATGTGTCATCACTTGTTCCCAATAGTTGGGGGGATTCTcgccaacggcgcttccgtaattgagttcggtgcccatgttgtcgtagttaGGTCGTTGTGGTTGGGTGAATTATGGACGGTATGCTTGCCCAAATTGGGATATTGAATCGGTTTGGAAACGGATCAATGGTTCATGGGGTGTACTATAGTTAAATAATGGTTGGGTGTTGTGGCGAtgggatgtttgggtggtcattgATGAGGGTTACGATAGCATGAATtgtatgaatcatctgggctatagactATTGTGGTAGttgcgtatggttgttggtgggtagggtttgattATTGGTTTTTAGgttgggtgtgtggcatgaataggttgcgaggttgggtgtttggttgttggaTGTATATGATAGGGTGATGGTTTGAGGTTagtcgttgggtttgggtgggttgacattgttcttggacGGGGATTTATTGTTCggcgtatgatgacgaagctagttggtGTGAATCAATCAAATACCTTGTCTCAGACACAAGTTGTggcgttgtaaccgacctaaaccatgtcatatactattgagttggtctagcaccatgtatgactggttcgtttaagagGTGTTATCATCGATTCATCCAATGATGACACGTCTCTTTTGTGAAGTCCCTCAAGTCGGAATAATCCCATTAGGCATCGACTCTCTGTTTATGCCAATATgccaaacacgtcggaggttctggaatttgttgttgcatgccgaactacagttttacccggtcactcagatgcatctccacagtagtgaaccaaataattggtgtttttgttgtccaaactacaacatcatcatggttaacctgatgatcaagaccgAGATATGATCTCTAGATAAACTGTATAAGAATATGACatgattagatgataaataatttgataattatttttaaatcaaaatagAGTTGTGTTGGAGTATTATATTGTCTGGTCCAATGTGGcccaatagattgcgatagactaccacggcgtgtttcggacacctgttgtagttcatccctctaactgaccacctagatcaaaaacatttgaaaaatattatttagagttagttgtaatataaagtataataattaaatggtaaagttttaaacttactttgttgcaaaggGGAATATGAATGGTTTCTCGTTTACCAGAGTGAGTGACGACATTCTTaaccaacctcatgcttgtagAAAATATGCTCATGAATAAAACATAAAGTAttttttttttggcatttttacacaacgcactatatagatgggccaaaaCAGCTGAATCtcaactatatgtgcttaccttatttatgtttcgtaaTAACGGTAAGTACATAGtatttaccgtattaccagtactttcaggaaataaaaaattaccgaaaagaatcataatataacaccgagcttaattattttttcatactCGTTAGATTCTTCGGTCAATCttatactcgcataatattgtttGAGATATTTTAAGTTAATACCTTGACCCCTAGCTTGATCAGAAGTCTCTCTCGTAGCTTAACcgtcacacaaaggggcacccaacaATTCATTGCAAATAGAGTTATCCTGGTTAACTCTATCATTTACGGTCTTACCATCGATACGTAGACCCGACAACATGTAaacgtcctcaagtgtgacggtacactcaccgaaaggaaggtgaaatgtgtgggtctcgggtctctatctctccaacaaagcaagaataaaatTATAGTCAATCGAGTATGAGGTTAGCGACAATCCGTCGTTAAATGTtagtacaataatctcgcatattataac from Lathyrus oleraceus cultivar Zhongwan6 chromosome 1, CAAS_Psat_ZW6_1.0, whole genome shotgun sequence includes:
- the LOC127090738 gene encoding uncharacterized protein LOC127090738 → MVGTNLKAETSSLMDKRSLLESEMNSIIARLSQPGAPGLSGNLLDSEGFPRSDIDVPVVRAERRRLAELRNDYTEITKKIDQNVQILLSPRLGKNISGIHTSSTVEAVASTPSQNVPLSPSSNSMAVDVLVSRPFAVVDEISDASPAVEDGLQLGDQILKFGNVEVGENLLPRLASESQSNMGQAVPVIIMRQGTVINLTITPRTWPGRGLLGCHFRIL